One window of the Dreissena polymorpha isolate Duluth1 chromosome 5, UMN_Dpol_1.0, whole genome shotgun sequence genome contains the following:
- the LOC127880681 gene encoding uncharacterized protein LOC127880681: MEYIAILVAVICLFVVTVPASGLTCYVCDSVTYPNSCDVENFDPSKHAQTTTTTVPHPPDTGKTCVYCTKGYYHNPYTGVYSYARGCENSPRGVGCLKDACSCTTDLCNSAVTMSSNAHAFLALVAFGAVTYLMNSRAL, translated from the exons ATGGAGTACATTGCGATACTAGTGGCTGTTATTTGCCTGTTTGTCGTTACCG TTCCCGCGTCGGGTCTTACCTGCTACGTGTGCGATTCGGTAACCTACCCTAATTCATGTGACGTAGAAAACTTCGACCCAAGCAAGCATGCGcagaccaccaccaccaccgtacCCCATCCCCCCGACACCGGAAAGACATGCGTGTACTGCACAAAGGGGTACTACCACAACCCATATACGGGCGTTTACA GTTATGCACGTGGTTGTGAGAATTCCCCACGAGGCGTCGGATGTCTGAAGGACGCTTGCTCCTGTACGACTGACCTCTGCAACAGCGCTGTAACCATGTCATCAAACGCACATGCATTCCTAGCACTCGTAGCATTTGGGGCCGTCACATATTTGATGAATTCAAGAGCCTTATGA